In the Oryza glaberrima chromosome 6, OglaRS2, whole genome shotgun sequence genome, one interval contains:
- the LOC127777762 gene encoding GDSL esterase/lipase At5g45910-like — MAARVVVAFAVASAMFVAVSGQKFNAIFSFGDSMSDTGNLCVNGPPAGLTLTQPPYGETFFGRATCRCSDGRLVVDFLAEKFGLPLLPPSKRGGSDFRRGANMAIIGATTMDSGFFQSLGIGDKIWNNGPLNTQIQWFQQLMPSICGSSCKTYLSKSLFVLGEFGGNDYNAQLFGGYTPEQAAGQSGTIVDGIGKGVEQLIGLGAMYVVVPGVLPVGCFPIYLTLYGTSNAGDYDQYGCLTRFNTLSSRHNSLLQAKVSSLQSKYPWARIMYADFYSHVYDMVKSPSNYGFSTNLRACCGAGGGKYNYQNGARCGMSGAYACSNPSSSLSWDGIHLTEAAYKQIADGWVNGPYCHPPIMS; from the exons ATGGCGGCGCGTGTTGTTGTGGCGTTCGCGGTTGCGTCCGCCATGTTCGTGGCCGTCTCCGGCCAGAAGTTCAACGCCATCTTCAGCTTCGGCGACTCCATGTCCGACACCGGCAACCTCTGCGTGAACGGCCCCCCCGCCGGCCTGACGCTCACCCAGCCTCCCTACGGCGAGACCTTCTTCGGCCGCGCCACCTGCCGCTGCTccgacggccgcctcgtcgtcgacttcctcg CGGAGAAGTTCGGGCTGCcgttgctgccgccgtcgaaGAGGGGCGGCTCCGACTTCCGGCGAGGCGCGAACATGGCGATCATCGGCGCCACCACCATGGACTCCGGCTTCTTCCAGTCGCTCGGCATCGGCGACAAGATCTGGAACAACGGCCCCCTCAACACCCAGATCCAGTGGTTCCAGCAGCTCATGCCCTCCATCTGCGGCTCAt CTTGCAAGACGTACCTGTCCAAGTCGCTGTTCGTGCTCGGCGAGTTCGGGGGCAACGACTACAACGCGCAGCTGTTCGGCGGGTACACGCCGGAGCAGGCGGCGGGGCAGAGCGGCACCATCGTGGACGGGATCGGGAAGGGGGTGGAGCAGCTGATCGGGCTGGGCGCCATGTacgtcgtcgtccccggcgtGCTCCCCGTCGGCTGCTTCCCCATCTACCTCACGCTGTACGGCACCTCCAACGCCGGCGACTACGACCAGTACGGCTGCCTCACCCGCTTCAACACCCTCTCCTCCCGCCATAACTCCCTCCTCCAGGCCAAGGTCTCCTCCCTCCAGAGCAAGTACCCCTGGGCTCGCATCATGTACGCCGACTTCTACTCCCACGTCTACGACATGGTCAAATCCCCCTCCAACTacg GGTTTAGCACGAATTTGAGGGCGTGCTGCGGGGCGGGAGGAGGGAAGTACAACTACCAGAACGGCGCGAGGTGCGGCATGTCGGGAGCCTACGCGTGCTCCaacccgtcgtcgtcgttgagcTGGGACGGCATCCATCTCACGGAGGCGGCGTACAAGCAGATCGCCGACGGGTGGGTCAACGGGCCCTACTGCCACCCGCCGATCATGTCCTAg
- the LOC127775563 gene encoding transcription elongation factor 1 homolog, with translation MGKRKSRVSKMIATAKKAAPKLETAFSCPFCDHGGAVECSIDIKHMIAEASCFVCQARYSTTAHALTEPIDVYSEWIDQCELAKAAAAAGDDDDDHHHHHHRKTKRRS, from the coding sequence ATGGGGAAGAGGAAGTCTCGGGTGTCGAAGATGATAGCGACGGCGAAGAAGGCGGCGCCGAAGCTGGAGACGGCGTTCAGCTGCCCGTTCTGCGaccacggcggcgcggtggagtgCAGCATCGACATCAAGCACATGATCGCCGAGGCCTCCTGCTTCGTCTGCCAGGCGCGCTACTCCACCACCGCCCACGCGCTCACCGAGCCCATCGACGTCTACAGCGAGTGGATCGACCAGTGCGAGCTCgccaaagccgccgccgccgccggcgacgacgacgacgaccaccaccaccaccaccaccgcaagACCAAGCGCCGCAGCTAA
- the LOC127775558 gene encoding GDSL esterase/lipase At5g45910-like, which translates to MARRGGALAAAAVDVVGSVLVVCCLCWCAVQPALAGGVGGGGGDGGMRCKYNAMFVFGDSLADTGNICVNKSAAATLLLTFAQPPYGMTYFGHPTCRCSDGRLVVDFLAQELGLPLLPPSKRSGGGGDFRRGANMAIVGATALDFDFLKSIGLGYPIWNNGAMNVQLQWFHHLLPSICATQPQGCRAYLSKSLFLFGSLGGNDYNAMLFFGFTVDQARNYTPKIVDTIITGVEKLIAMGAAEIVVPGVMPVGCFPLYLTMLRSSNESDYDEHGCLRPLNDLAIHHNALLQARLAGLQARYRSAAAAAPAPVRIMYADYYTMVAQMLHTPARFGFRSGMTACCGAGGGEYNYEFEARCGMKGAAACRDPSRHVCWDGVHTTEAANRLVAGGWLRGPYCHPPILHH; encoded by the exons atggcgcggcgaggaggcgcgcttgccgccgccgccgtcgacgtcgtcggcaGCGTGCTGGTGGTTTGCTGCCTCTGCTGGTGCGCCGTGCAGCCGGCGttggccggcggcgtcggcggcggcggcggcgatggtgggaTGAGGTGCAAGTACAACGCCATGTTCGTGTTCGGGGACTCGCTGGCGGACACGGGGAACATCTGCGTGAAtaagtcggcggcggcgacgctgctGCTGACGTTCGCGCAGCCGCCGTACGGGATGACCTACTTCGGCCACCCCACCTGCCGCTGCTccgacggccgcctcgtcgtcgactTCCTCG CGCAGGAGCTGGggttgccgctgctgccgccgtcgaagcggagcggcggcggcggcgacttccgGCGAGGCGCCAACATGGCCATCGTCGGCGCCACCGCCCTCGACTTCGACTTCCTCAAGTCCATCGGCCTCGGCTACCCGATCTGGAACAACGGCGCCATGAACGTCCAGCTCCAGTGGTTCCACCACCTTCTCCCCTCCATCTGCGCCACACAACCACAGg GTTGCAGAGCCTACTTGTCCAAGTCACTCTTCCTGTTCGGCTCGCTCGGCGGCAACGACTACAACGCCATGCTGTTCTTCGGCTTCACCGTCGATCAGGCCAGGAATTACACGCCCAAGATCGTCGACACCATCATCACCGGCGTCGAG AAGCTGATTGCGATGGGCGCGGCGGAGATCGTGGTGCCAGGGGTGATGCCGGTGGGGTGCTTCCCGCTCTACCTGACCATGCTCCGGAGCAGCAACGAGTCGGACTACGACGAGCACGGATGCCTCCGGCCGCTCAACGATCTGGCCATCCACCACAACGCGCTGCTGCAGGCGAGGCTCGCCGGACTCCAGGCCAGGtacaggtcggcggcggcggcggcgccggcgccggtgaggatCATGTACGCCGACTACTACACCATGGTCGCCCAGATGCTGCACACGCCGGCGCGCTTCG ggttCAGGAGCGGGATGACGGCgtgctgcggcgccggcggcggggagtaCAACTACGAGTTCGAGGCGCGGTGCGGGATgaagggcgcggcggcgtgccgtGACCCGTCGAGGCACGTGTGCTGGGACGGCGTCCacacgacggaggcggcgaaccggctcgtcgccggcggctggcTCAGGGGACCCTACTGCCACCCTCCCATCCTGCACCACTAG